The DNA sequence CAACTCTTTGTCCAGTTCGTCTAATACGATATTGGACAACAGCGGCGATAGCGGTGACCCTTGAGGAGTGCCTTTACTGCGTGGTTCCAGCACCCCGCCCTCCATTATACCTGCTTTCAGGCAACGGTCTATCAGGCGGTGCAGCTGCCATTCTCCCCGGGTCTTTTCCATAATCCGGCTCATCAGTCTTCGGTGGTTGACCTCGTCAAAAAAGTTTGACAAGTCCATATCCACTACGTATTTGTAGCCCTGCTCCTGATAAGTCTTTGCTTGTTCAACTGCGGATGATGCCCTGCGCCCTGCACGGAAACCGTAGCTCTGATCTGAGAACGTGGGTTCCCAGATCGGACTCAATACTTGCTGGATAGCTTGTTGGATCAGCCGGTCGGTGACCGTGGGGATACCCAGCATTCGCTGGCCTCCTCCCGGCTTCGGTATGGTTACCTTCTTTACCGGCTGGGGGCAGTAGATGCCCCCTTCCAACTCTTCTTTGATTCGTTGCCAGTGTGTTTGGAGATACGGCCGCAGCTGGCTGACTTCCATCCCGTCTATCCCCGCCGAGCCTTTGTTGCCCACTACCTTTCGGTAGGCAAGCTCCATGTTCTCCTTACTAACAATTTCCTCTATCAGATACTTCTTTACTGGGGTCGGATTTTCTACCGCGGGTATAGAAGTATCCGCACCAGGTGCTTTCCCGACCACTTCCGGTAGTCGTCCTTCACCCCTGGCCAAATGGCTTCCACCATTCGCTTCTGCTTCTTGCTTCTGTAACATGATAGCTCCTTCCCGTAATCATTGGTTCGGCCCTTCGTTCCGGATAGTAGAACTACTATGGCCTCTGCTGACTCCTGATCGCTCAGCCGGATGTCTTCATCCGGGTTGTTCCTTACAGGGATACCGCACGTCCCCTCCGCTAACTTTCCGATCAGGTCTCCCCGGGTAATGCACAGCTCCTTCACGCTTATACCTGCCGCATCTACATCCATGCCTTCCGGATAAGTACAGGACTTTAGAGATGATGGCCTCCTTGTCCGGCATGTATGCCTTATATGCGATTCCTGTTCGTCAGGCCAACGCTTTGCCTTCGGCTTCCTTCAGATTCCACCTCGCGATGGACACCCTTGCCGCTCGGCTAACAGTTCCCCTTACCGGGCCTGTAGAGGACTTTCACCTCCGAGAGGCTGTGCCCTGCCGGGCACACCAAAAAAAGCCGGAGTATGGATTCAATGTCCATGCTCCGGCTATAAAACAATATGACGACCTATTGATATCCGGGATTCTGCGTTAGGGTTGTTTCGCCATCGACCCTACTTATATCGATCTGCGCCTGTGGAATCGGATAATACTCGTTCTTGTCATTGGTGAAGCTGGCACCAGTCACATCACTGGTAACCGATCCTTCATAGTCAAAATAAGCATCGAGTACAATCTTGGCAATCCCCCATCTAACCAGGTCAAAGAATCGGTGGCCCTCCATCCCTAATTCCAGTCTCCGTTCAAACCTGACAGCTTTTCTGGCTTCTTCTTTATCGGCGAATGCAGGATAGAGATTGATTTTATAGTTTGCGGCGGGCGTATTTGTAAATCCTTCCAGCGGATTTCCATTATCAACATATGTATGCACCCAGCCGTCTTCATTTGCCGCCCGGCCTCTCACCTGATTTATATACTCCCTGGCTTTTTCAAGGTTATCTAGTTCAATTTCGGCTTCAGCTGCCATCAGAAGTACATCAGCAAAGCGGATAATCAGTACGTTATTTGCAGTACCGGGAGCCCAGGAGCTTTGATCCGCATTTGCCTCCTGCGTTTCCTGCCAATAAACGTACTTTTTAGGAGAATAAGGGCCTCCATAAGACTGCAGCCGTACCCAATTTTGCCCTCCATGAAGCCCCCAGTCGAGATAAGGCAGCTCACGGCGACCAACGGTCCAGTCAAGCCGCGGATCAAGTGTTCCTGTATATGGTGTGAAAGGGTCACTGCTATTAACCCCCATATCATTTTTAACAGGGTTCGCATTATAGTTTTCTAAATAGGGCAATCCCGTCGCAGGATTGGTTTTGAAAGAATTTACCAAATCCTGGCTTGGTTGAAAAAAGCCGCAACATCTGAAAGTAGCGTTATATGGAAAGTTCAGCATGTTTCCGTCATTTGCGTTGGATATGCCATTAGTTCCATCATGGGAGACCATTTGTATCGCAAATACAGATTCTTTGTGATTTTCCCATTGCGCGTAAAAAACCTCGTAGTAGTTGTCAAGTAAACCATATGCAAGGCCATTGGATGTTTGCCCTTCTGTGATTACCTGATCAAATACTGCCTTGGCTTCGGCATATTTTTTCTGGTATAGATAGGATTTTGCAAGATAAGCTGCTGCAGCCCATTTATTCGCTCTTCCTACCTCGGATTGGGTTGCCGGTAAATTATCATATGCAAACTTGAAATCCGCCTCTATCATTGGCCAAACATCCTGATCATTCGGCTGCTGATAAATAGTAGTGGTTTCATCGATCCAGGGGACCATATTGAACATTTTTTTTAGGTCGAAATAGAAATGAGCTCGCAGGAATTTTGCCTGCCCTTCTATATTTGTCGCTTCCGCCTCAGTCAACTCGCCTTCTGGCATAGTTGCAAGGACCGCAAGCACCGAGTTAGCTCGTGAAACACCTTCGTAGTCCGCGCGCCATTTATTATTCAGAAAACCATTGCTGGCATCCGTCCGGAAGGTAGCAATAGAATTAATAGCGGGCTGATCGCCGCCATCGCTGCCTTTATGTGCATCTCCTCCGGCAATATCGCCATATATCCAGTTACTCGGCGCAACCTCCCATGGATTCCCGTTTCCGCTCCCATCCAACGCGCCATAGGCACCGATCAGCAGCGAATTAACACCCTCCTTTGAAGCAAGAACCTCATCCGACAGCGAGCCCAGCGCGGGTTGTTCAAGATAAGAATCACTGCAAGAATGTACGGCAAGACCCAGGGTAGCGGCCCCAACTATTAATAAATAATTTAACTTTTTCATTTCGCACGTATTTAATTTGCGCAATAGGTTAAAATGTCAGGCCCAGACCTAACAAAAACTGTTGCATATTAGGATAAGCTCCTTCATCAATCCCAAAACTGACGGTTCCACCCGATATTTCCGGGTCAACTCCTGAATAGTCTGAGATCGTAAAAAGATTTGCGGCCTGCAGATAAATTCTCAGCCTGCTGATCCCCATTCTGTCAAGCGTTTCTGACGGAAACGTATATCCGAGCTGCGCGTTTTTTGCCCTGAGGTAAGAGCCTTTTTCAACGTAATATGAGTTGGGCACCCCGTTAGTACTGACGTAACCGTCCTTTTCCTGGATAGGAGCGATCGCATTGTGGTCTTCTTTTGTCCAGGAATCATAAAGCGCGGTATGACTCTTTGCCCCTTGGAAAGAGGCGTTAAAGTCGTGCCACCATTTTAACTGGTTCCATATATCATTACCCGCTGTCCCGAAGAGGAAAAAGCTGAAATCAAACTGTTTGTATTTCAAACCCAGGTTAAGCCCATAGCTGAAATCAGGGTTAGGATTACCCAAAACCGTTCTGTCATCAGCCGTTACCATACCGTCACCGTTTATATCGGCGTAACGAAAACGCCCCAGGCCGATATCTGTCTGGTAAGTTCCGGTAGGCGACCCTGCGTTAGCGGCCGCAATATCTTCTTCGGTATTCCAGAAACCTTCAATTTGATATCCGAAAAATGACCCGATAGGGCTTCCAACCTGGTTCCGGACAATAAACGAACCGTTAAACCTTCTTCCATCCGTATCAAAATAATCCGCGCCGGCAGAAACCTTAAGTATTTCATTACTATACGTAGTAAAGGTGACCGTGGCATCGAGCAGCAGATCTTTGGTTATATCGAGGTATGTTGTCGCTGACAGATCCAGTCCTTGATTTCTCATCTTTGCGATGTTAATGAAAGGCGCAGTAACGCTACCGGCCGTACCTGGAAGCGATGGATTGTAAAGAAGATCATCCACGTCCTTGCGGTAATATTCTGCCGTCAGATCCAATTTACCTGAAAACAAGGTGGCGTCAAGCCCTATGTTAGCGGTTATGTTCTTTTCCCATTTAGCATCCGGGTTTCCGACACGATTTCTTCTGAAGCCTTCTGTTATGCTGTTATTGCTTCCACCTATATCGTAATAAGAAGTGGTTCTGTCACCCGAAAAGGTAGTAAACGCATTGTCAGGAGCGACATTCATCTGGTTTCCCATCACGCCATAGCTTCCTCTCAGTTTCAGTTCGTCCAGCCAGGGACTGTTCCAAAACTCTTCTTCGGATATACGCCATCCGGCGCTTACAGCAGGAAACCAACCGTACTGGTATACCTGGAACCTTGATGAGCCGTCACGACGGACAGTAGCGCTTAAAAGATACCGGTCTTTAAAGGTATAATCGACCCTGCCGAAGAGTGAAAAAAGTGCATCCTCATATCGACCGCTTGCGTTATTCCGCGTTCCTGAACCTGATCCCAGATTGGTAAAATCCGGGTCAAATGAAAAATACCCCTGGGTGGATCCGCTAAGGTTTCTTCCCTGATTGTGATAAGCTTCTGTACCTGCCAGTACAGTAAGATCATGCATATCATTGAAGACCTGGTGATAGGTGATCATATTAGTCCACGTCCAGTTATTCCCATTGTAAGAACTTTCATTGTACGTGTTCGTAGGAGTGTTCTCCTTATTTTCATATTCAGGATAGGCAAATGATTGTGCAAATCCTGAATAGAGTTCACCTCCAAACTGGGTACGAACGGTAAAATGTTCCGCAAAGTCGGCTTCGGCGAAAATATTCCCAAAGATCCGGT is a window from the Anseongella ginsenosidimutans genome containing:
- a CDS encoding TonB-dependent receptor: MRITFSQLVIAILFTCVSYAKDGLAQHVLDRQVDISVRKVSLTEVLSQLEAKTRIKFVYSENVVSTEGLVSIKAKHASLKTVLDELLHSKGIAYDVINDRIVLGKMKNHSSPPGKVKKDLVIDLRRPLQTTITGKVTDAVSGNPIPGVAVTIKGTTRGTATDLEGNYSLAASPEETLVFSFLGYKNVERAPGNETVLNVALESDVAGLEQVVVVGYGTQQKKDLTGAVSVVNVQDLVQQPTANVTTQLQGRAAGVTVLGGGQPGDPPQIRIRGINTFGNNSPLFVVDGVPTENINDLNPYDIATMQVMKDAGSASIYGSRAANGVVIISTKRGHGKVKVSYDAYYGTQLPPSGNVWDILSPMEMAELKWMADPANIGNDVQYGNGSTPRLPDYIQPDGAMEGEVDIEDYNVDPFYTNSDAVGGFYRIVKANKQGTNWFDEIFDPAPMTSHNLSVSGGGEQGNYLFSMNYFNQEGTLINTYMKRYTIRANSQYNVSSNIRIGENISFSVIDNPRIAELTEGSGIGHAYRQQPIIPVHDIMGNYAGSAGTELGNARNPVAILERTANNKANAYRIFGNIFAEADFAEHFTVRTQFGGELYSGFAQSFAYPEYENKENTPTNTYNESSYNGNNWTWTNMITYHQVFNDMHDLTVLAGTEAYHNQGRNLSGSTQGYFSFDPDFTNLGSGSGTRNNASGRYEDALFSLFGRVDYTFKDRYLLSATVRRDGSSRFQVYQYGWFPAVSAGWRISEEEFWNSPWLDELKLRGSYGVMGNQMNVAPDNAFTTFSGDRTTSYYDIGGSNNSITEGFRRNRVGNPDAKWEKNITANIGLDATLFSGKLDLTAEYYRKDVDDLLYNPSLPGTAGSVTAPFINIAKMRNQGLDLSATTYLDITKDLLLDATVTFTTYSNEILKVSAGADYFDTDGRRFNGSFIVRNQVGSPIGSFFGYQIEGFWNTEEDIAAANAGSPTGTYQTDIGLGRFRYADINGDGMVTADDRTVLGNPNPDFSYGLNLGLKYKQFDFSFFLFGTAGNDIWNQLKWWHDFNASFQGAKSHTALYDSWTKEDHNAIAPIQEKDGYVSTNGVPNSYYVEKGSYLRAKNAQLGYTFPSETLDRMGISRLRIYLQAANLFTISDYSGVDPEISGGTVSFGIDEGAYPNMQQFLLGLGLTF
- a CDS encoding RagB/SusD family nutrient uptake outer membrane protein, with the translated sequence MKKLNYLLIVGAATLGLAVHSCSDSYLEQPALGSLSDEVLASKEGVNSLLIGAYGALDGSGNGNPWEVAPSNWIYGDIAGGDAHKGSDGGDQPAINSIATFRTDASNGFLNNKWRADYEGVSRANSVLAVLATMPEGELTEAEATNIEGQAKFLRAHFYFDLKKMFNMVPWIDETTTIYQQPNDQDVWPMIEADFKFAYDNLPATQSEVGRANKWAAAAYLAKSYLYQKKYAEAKAVFDQVITEGQTSNGLAYGLLDNYYEVFYAQWENHKESVFAIQMVSHDGTNGISNANDGNMLNFPYNATFRCCGFFQPSQDLVNSFKTNPATGLPYLENYNANPVKNDMGVNSSDPFTPYTGTLDPRLDWTVGRRELPYLDWGLHGGQNWVRLQSYGGPYSPKKYVYWQETQEANADQSSWAPGTANNVLIIRFADVLLMAAEAEIELDNLEKAREYINQVRGRAANEDGWVHTYVDNGNPLEGFTNTPAANYKINLYPAFADKEEARKAVRFERRLELGMEGHRFFDLVRWGIAKIVLDAYFDYEGSVTSDVTGASFTNDKNEYYPIPQAQIDISRVDGETTLTQNPGYQ